From Streptomyces sp. TLI_053, a single genomic window includes:
- a CDS encoding peptidase inhibitor family I36 protein: MNSRTKFTLAMTVGLFGSALVLSPAAQASNTTISGYETCGSGWICFYSEQNGNGQKCQWSENAPNARPQCSWMAGGTKTRSVYNHTGDKYEYFHNANYSSRIGSTTAGNKGNLAGTYTIGSLRRA; encoded by the coding sequence GTGAATTCCCGTACGAAGTTCACTCTGGCCATGACCGTTGGCCTCTTCGGCAGCGCACTTGTGCTTTCTCCTGCGGCCCAGGCCAGCAACACCACCATCAGTGGCTACGAAACCTGCGGCTCCGGTTGGATCTGCTTCTACTCGGAGCAGAACGGCAACGGTCAGAAGTGTCAGTGGAGCGAGAACGCACCGAACGCCCGTCCGCAGTGTTCGTGGATGGCTGGAGGCACCAAAACCCGGTCGGTGTACAACCACACTGGTGACAAGTACGAGTACTTCCACAACGCCAACTACAGCAGCCGGATCGGCAGCACCACCGCCGGAAACAAGGGAAACCTTGCCGGAACCTACACGATCGGTTCTCTGCGGAGGGCCTAG
- a CDS encoding alanine racemase, whose protein sequence is MVDLAALDGNIARMQAAARTGGFALRPHAKAHKCPQVARRQLAAGAEGLTVATLAEAEVFVAAGCEDLFVATPMWIDEAKGRRLGQALGGAAGSVEVLVEVDCGIGRTGVSPSRAGELTRSAHTAGLRVAGVFTFPGHGYGHDPGARERAARDEERVLAEAVGSMREEGVESPVVSGGSTPTAGAWRPGVVNELRPGVYVFNDATQHAIGTCSVDDLALMATATVISVPAHDRFVLDVGTKVLGADRSPWVSGRGFLPQYPKATVTGLWEHHAVVRPAEGHGVPALGRVLTVVPNHVCTAVNLADELVVIEDGEVLDHWSVAARGANT, encoded by the coding sequence GTGGTGGACCTCGCCGCGCTCGACGGCAACATCGCACGCATGCAAGCCGCCGCGCGGACGGGCGGATTCGCCCTGCGTCCGCACGCCAAGGCCCACAAGTGCCCGCAGGTGGCACGGCGGCAGTTGGCCGCCGGTGCAGAGGGTCTGACGGTCGCAACCCTCGCCGAGGCCGAAGTATTCGTCGCCGCCGGGTGCGAGGACCTGTTCGTGGCGACCCCGATGTGGATCGACGAGGCGAAGGGGCGTCGGCTGGGGCAGGCACTGGGCGGTGCCGCAGGGTCCGTGGAGGTCCTCGTGGAGGTGGACTGCGGTATCGGCCGAACGGGGGTGTCCCCTTCCAGGGCCGGGGAGCTGACCAGGTCAGCGCACACTGCCGGGCTTCGCGTGGCAGGAGTGTTCACCTTTCCCGGACACGGCTACGGCCACGACCCCGGAGCCCGCGAACGCGCCGCGCGGGACGAGGAGCGAGTCCTGGCGGAGGCCGTGGGGTCGATGCGGGAGGAAGGCGTGGAGTCCCCTGTCGTCAGCGGCGGCTCCACCCCCACCGCAGGTGCCTGGCGGCCCGGAGTCGTCAATGAGCTGCGCCCCGGCGTCTACGTCTTCAACGACGCCACACAGCACGCGATCGGGACCTGCTCCGTCGACGACCTGGCTCTGATGGCGACGGCGACCGTGATCAGCGTGCCCGCCCATGACCGGTTCGTCCTGGACGTCGGGACCAAGGTGCTGGGCGCTGACCGGTCCCCCTGGGTGTCGGGTCGGGGGTTCCTGCCGCAGTACCCGAAGGCGACGGTCACTGGACTGTGGGAACACCATGCGGTCGTCCGGCCGGCGGAAGGACACGGAGTACCCGCTCTCGGCCGCGTTCTCACAGTCGTCCCCAACCACGTCTGTACAGCGGTCAACCTGGCCGATGAACTCGTCGTCATCGAGGACGGCGAAGTGCTCGACCACTGGTCCGTCGCAGCTCGCGGAGCGAACACGTGA
- a CDS encoding DUF6879 family protein: MPEIIPFAEAAPRLFETFAHTAFRLETRRGYASDRAGARYQAFVAGVMPQYEPEVAWNVSVRAAVADGRRFERVRIVDDPPTDGQRFLLASGPGNVEAGEDIRNLWRTDADQLDLPDFDFWLFDSAVLARFHFDDDDRTLGVELITDPAEVLRACQARDASWHFAVPTVEFAAAVPSRV; encoded by the coding sequence GTGCCCGAGATCATTCCCTTCGCCGAGGCGGCGCCGCGCCTGTTCGAGACGTTCGCACACACCGCGTTCCGTCTGGAGACACGTCGCGGCTACGCATCGGATCGTGCCGGAGCCAGGTACCAGGCGTTCGTGGCCGGTGTGATGCCGCAGTACGAGCCGGAAGTCGCCTGGAACGTCAGCGTCCGAGCAGCAGTCGCGGACGGTCGCCGGTTCGAACGTGTTCGCATCGTCGACGACCCGCCCACCGACGGGCAGCGTTTCCTCCTCGCGTCCGGACCGGGCAACGTCGAGGCCGGCGAGGACATCCGCAACCTCTGGCGCACCGACGCCGACCAGCTCGATCTACCCGACTTCGACTTCTGGCTGTTCGACAGCGCCGTCCTCGCGAGGTTCCACTTCGACGACGACGACCGGACGCTCGGAGTCGAGCTGATCACCGACCCGGCCGAAGTACTCCGAGCCTGCCAGGCGCGTGATGCGTCGTGGCACTTCGCGGTCCCCACCGTCGAGTTCGCCGCGGCGGTACCGTCCCGCGTGTGA
- a CDS encoding tetratricopeptide repeat protein, producing the protein MRVDVSGEGSVGAGRDITHSAIGAGSRVEHTVVDNRIEHTTVGRDVLQVGRDLTINHTHHHPETPTAPAWRPVRVGTVPPLASAFQSRPGLTEKIDRARERNATVVLTQVLSGGGGVGKSQLAAFCAHRAHTDGIDVLVWVDATEITQIVSTYAQAAAKAALPGADGQDAERDAAAFLDWLAVTDRSWLVVLDDLTDLEHAAQWWPRPPAGTNGRVLATTRRRDALVTGTGRAIVDIGTYTTDEALAYLRERLGEAGAGHLLDDRADDLAEALGGLPLALAHAAAYMINEDTDCATYLRLFTDRASRLDTLLPPGADTDGYGRQVTTSLLLALDAAQQREPVGLATPAIRLAAHLDPAGHPDTLWATDTVTHYLTTLRTPTQGTRPDPEPVTPDQARATLRLLHHYALITHTTHDTHRAVRLHALTARAARETTPPAQLPATVRAAADALAATWPEHEHTARDLTTVLRANTDTLSTHADDLLWRPGSHSVLFTAGNSLLRAGLPHAAVTYWQHFAADAERLLGEDHPDTLTARANLATSHRQAGRTGEAIVIEERVVADAERLLGEDHPSTLTARGNLAASYWQAGRTGEAITLLEQVLSDRERLLGEDHPHTLTARGNLATSYRQAGRTGEAITLLEQVLSDSERLLGEDHPDTLTARGNLAASYWKAGRTGEAITLLEQVLSDRERLLGEDHPSTLTACGNLAASYWKAGRTGEAIVIEERLLSDRERLLGEDHPDTLTARANLAASYWQAGRTGEAIALLEQVLSDRERLLGEDHPDTLTARGNLAASYRQAGRTGEAIVIEERVVADAERLLGEDHPDTLTARGNLATSYRRAGRTGETIDLLRCVVEDRDRVLGPSHPDTMMSRVGLARVLTERGRGLLPGDTAGAWRDAAEVVQAVGPYLSGDQAEYGPVLAGAYGLCAAVLDADGQPEAAADFRSRALQVVATPAPFSPGDDAADRSRP; encoded by the coding sequence GTGCGGGTCGATGTGTCGGGCGAGGGGTCCGTCGGTGCGGGGCGCGACATCACCCACTCCGCGATCGGTGCGGGCAGCCGGGTCGAGCACACCGTGGTGGACAACCGGATCGAGCACACCACGGTCGGCCGTGATGTGCTCCAGGTCGGCCGCGACCTGACCATCAACCACACCCACCACCACCCCGAAACGCCGACCGCACCGGCGTGGCGGCCGGTACGGGTGGGTACGGTGCCGCCGCTCGCCTCCGCGTTCCAGTCCCGCCCCGGCCTGACGGAGAAGATCGACCGGGCCCGGGAGCGCAACGCCACCGTGGTCCTCACCCAGGTCCTGTCCGGCGGCGGGGGCGTCGGCAAGTCCCAGCTCGCCGCCTTCTGCGCCCACCGGGCCCACACCGACGGCATCGACGTGCTGGTGTGGGTGGACGCCACCGAGATCACCCAGATCGTCTCGACGTACGCGCAGGCCGCGGCGAAGGCCGCTCTGCCCGGCGCGGACGGGCAGGACGCGGAGCGCGACGCCGCCGCGTTCCTGGACTGGCTGGCGGTCACCGACCGCTCCTGGCTGGTGGTCCTGGACGACCTCACCGACCTAGAGCACGCCGCCCAGTGGTGGCCCCGCCCGCCCGCCGGCACGAACGGGCGGGTGCTGGCCACCACCCGCCGCCGCGACGCCCTCGTCACCGGAACCGGCCGCGCGATCGTCGACATCGGCACCTACACCACCGACGAAGCCCTCGCCTACCTGCGCGAGCGCCTCGGCGAAGCCGGCGCCGGGCATCTCCTCGACGACCGCGCCGACGACCTGGCCGAGGCGCTGGGCGGGCTGCCGCTCGCGCTGGCCCACGCCGCCGCCTACATGATCAACGAGGACACCGACTGCGCCACCTACCTCCGCCTGTTCACCGACCGCGCCTCCCGCCTGGATACGCTGCTGCCGCCGGGCGCGGACACCGACGGCTACGGCCGCCAGGTCACCACCTCCCTCCTCCTGGCCCTCGACGCCGCCCAGCAACGCGAACCCGTCGGCCTCGCCACCCCAGCGATCCGCCTCGCCGCCCACCTCGACCCCGCCGGCCACCCCGACACCCTCTGGGCCACCGACACGGTCACCCACTACCTCACCACCCTCCGAACACCGACCCAGGGCACCCGCCCGGACCCGGAACCCGTCACCCCCGACCAGGCCCGTGCCACCCTGCGCCTGCTCCACCACTACGCCCTCATCACCCACACCACCCACGACACCCACCGCGCCGTCCGACTGCACGCCCTCACCGCCCGCGCCGCCCGCGAAACCACGCCGCCCGCCCAACTCCCCGCCACCGTCCGCGCCGCCGCCGACGCCCTCGCCGCGACCTGGCCCGAACACGAGCACACCGCACGCGACCTGACCACCGTGCTGCGCGCCAACACCGACACCCTCAGCACCCACGCCGACGACCTCCTCTGGCGCCCCGGCAGCCACTCCGTCCTGTTCACCGCGGGTAACAGCCTGCTCCGCGCCGGCCTGCCCCACGCCGCTGTCACCTACTGGCAGCACTTCGCGGCCGACGCCGAGCGGCTGCTCGGCGAGGACCACCCCGACACCCTGACCGCCCGTGCCAATCTCGCCACCTCTCACCGGCAGGCGGGGCGCACCGGCGAGGCGATCGTGATCGAGGAGCGGGTGGTCGCCGACGCCGAGCGGCTGCTCGGCGAGGACCACCCCAGTACGCTGACCGCCCGCGGCAACCTCGCCGCCTCCTACTGGCAGGCGGGGCGCACCGGCGAGGCGATCACCCTTCTGGAGCAGGTGCTGTCCGATCGCGAGCGGCTGCTCGGCGAGGACCACCCCCACACCCTGACCGCCCGCGGCAACCTCGCCACCTCCTACCGCCAGGCGGGACGCACCGGCGAGGCGATCACCCTTCTGGAGCAGGTGCTGTCCGACAGCGAGCGGCTACTCGGCGAGGACCACCCCGATACCCTGACCGCCCGCGGCAACCTCGCCGCCTCCTACTGGAAGGCCGGGCGCACCGGCGAGGCGATCACCCTTCTGGAGCAGGTGCTGTCCGATCGCGAGCGGCTGCTCGGCGAGGACCACCCCAGTACGCTGACCGCCTGTGGCAACCTCGCCGCCTCCTATTGGAAGGCGGGGCGCACCGGCGAGGCGATCGTGATCGAGGAGCGGCTGCTGTCCGATCGCGAGCGGCTGCTCGGCGAGGACCACCCCGACACCCTGACCGCCCGTGCCAACCTCGCCGCCTCCTACTGGCAGGCGGGGCGCACCGGCGAGGCGATCGCCCTTCTGGAGCAGGTGCTGTCCGATCGCGAGCGGCTGCTCGGCGAGGACCACCCCGACACCCTGACCGCCCGCGGCAACCTCGCCGCCTCCTACCGCCAGGCGGGGCGCACCGGCGAGGCGATCGTGATCGAGGAGCGGGTGGTCGCCGACGCCGAGCGGCTGCTCGGCGAGGACCACCCCGACACCCTGACCGCCCGCGGCAACCTCGCCACCTCCTACCGCCGGGCAGGACGCACCGGCGAGACCATTGACCTGTTGCGTTGCGTTGTGGAGGACCGGGACCGTGTTCTCGGTCCCTCGCACCCGGACACCATGATGTCCAGGGTGGGCCTGGCGCGTGTGCTGACCGAGCGGGGGCGTGGTCTGCTGCCCGGTGACACGGCGGGCGCGTGGCGGGATGCGGCCGAGGTGGTCCAGGCGGTCGGCCCGTACCTGTCGGGTGATCAGGCCGAGTACGGCCCCGTGCTCGCCGGCGCGTACGGGCTTTGCGCCGCGGTGCTGGACGCCGACGGGCAGCCGGAAGCCGCCGCCGACTTCCGGTCACGGGCTCTGCAGGTCGTGGCCACGCCGGCACCATTCAGTCCTGGAGACGATGCTGCGGACAGGAGTCGGCCATGA
- a CDS encoding choice-of-anchor A family protein, with protein MSQGRTGTPGHRSTATRRAPATGRRRAVRIAAATAVTALPIAVVLSSVGTAAPLAAPLGACTGPDCPATWPELTNGDFTGQDASISVFTGGNFTVDGNAAEAEGKIVTLGNLTVNKAGAANYSMGVVDVGSRVVPPNGSDFVTVGGTIDVVMGNMLFIGGSDSHGTAFGNLRHAGTVTGTGTGTVSIAPTGESIADPNAAAPYQSMLTQIEETSDCVGKAAATGAMRVVESTTPQGTANEAAVFTGDGTSMKQVFNVSQNLTRADGGQIGLVFNNIPAGATVVVNMLGDSPIINTYTGTGLAGDQTTDMRSKLMYNFPTATNVQLLGSSQFQGSVLVGNPGGTTTISIPGMNGRVYLAGNLIHTGTGGYELHSYPFDGDLPGCTPSSSPSPSSSPSSSPSSSPSSSPSSSPSSSPSSSPSSSPSSSPSSSPSSSPSSSPSSSPSSSPSSSPDPSSSPTPATSEPSSSGAGGATPSTGADPTSAQSGGGQLPHTGADGSSLVFGLAGLVLVGLGAVIAVFAARHRRGRTG; from the coding sequence GTGAGTCAGGGTCGCACCGGTACGCCGGGTCACAGGAGCACCGCTACGAGGAGGGCGCCCGCCACCGGGCGCCGCAGGGCCGTCCGCATCGCCGCGGCCACCGCCGTCACGGCGCTGCCGATTGCCGTCGTGCTGTCGTCGGTGGGTACGGCCGCGCCGCTGGCCGCGCCGCTGGGCGCCTGTACCGGGCCGGACTGCCCGGCGACCTGGCCGGAGCTCACCAACGGCGACTTCACCGGCCAGGACGCCAGCATCAGCGTCTTCACCGGCGGCAACTTCACTGTCGACGGCAACGCGGCCGAGGCCGAGGGAAAGATCGTCACCCTCGGGAACCTGACCGTCAACAAGGCGGGCGCCGCAAACTACAGCATGGGCGTCGTCGACGTCGGCTCGCGCGTGGTGCCGCCGAACGGCAGCGACTTCGTCACCGTCGGCGGCACGATCGATGTGGTCATGGGCAACATGCTCTTCATCGGCGGCAGTGACTCGCACGGCACGGCCTTCGGCAACCTGCGCCACGCGGGCACCGTCACCGGCACCGGCACCGGCACCGTCAGCATCGCCCCAACCGGCGAGTCCATCGCGGACCCGAACGCCGCCGCGCCCTACCAGAGCATGCTGACCCAGATCGAGGAAACCTCCGACTGCGTGGGAAAGGCTGCGGCTACCGGTGCGATGAGAGTCGTCGAGAGCACCACCCCCCAAGGAACGGCCAACGAGGCTGCGGTCTTCACCGGTGACGGGACCAGCATGAAGCAGGTCTTCAATGTCTCGCAGAACCTCACCAGGGCCGACGGCGGGCAGATCGGCCTGGTCTTCAACAACATCCCGGCCGGCGCCACCGTCGTGGTGAACATGCTCGGGGACAGCCCGATCATCAACACCTACACGGGCACGGGCCTGGCGGGGGACCAGACCACCGACATGCGGTCGAAGCTGATGTACAACTTCCCGACCGCCACCAACGTCCAGCTCCTCGGCAGCTCCCAGTTCCAGGGCTCGGTGCTCGTGGGCAACCCGGGCGGCACGACGACCATCTCCATACCGGGCATGAACGGGCGCGTGTACCTCGCGGGCAACCTGATCCACACAGGGACGGGCGGGTACGAGCTCCACAGCTACCCGTTCGACGGGGACCTGCCGGGCTGCACGCCGTCGTCGAGCCCCTCGCCCAGCTCCTCGCCTTCGTCGAGCCCGTCGTCCTCGCCGTCCTCCAGCCCCAGCTCCTCGCCTTCGTCGAGCCCGTCGTCCTCGCCGTCCTCCAGCCCCAGCTCCTCGCCTTCGTCGAGCCCGTCGTCCTCGCCGTCCTCCAGCCCCAGCTCCTCGCCTTCGTCGAGCCCGTCGTCCTCGCCCGATCCGTCCTCCTCGCCGACGCCGGCCACTTCCGAGCCGAGCTCCTCGGGTGCTGGCGGGGCCACGCCGAGCACCGGCGCGGACCCGACCAGTGCCCAGTCCGGCGGCGGCCAGTTGCCTCACACTGGCGCGGACGGAAGCTCGCTGGTCTTCGGCCTGGCGGGTCTCGTCCTGGTCGGTCTCGGTGCTGTCATCGCCGTGTTCGCCGCCAGGCACCGTCGTGGTCGGACCGGCTGA
- a CDS encoding maleylpyruvate isomerase N-terminal domain-containing protein, which translates to MGLFERSWAALRSAVDALAPEDFPAPLGCAGWLVRDLVCHLVIDAQDVLITLVTPAGAEPTRDAASYWQVSSEPPDGQDPLDALTVRLAAAYGDPALLRFHLEDVGCAAGRAARLADPCLRVSTQGQVLTAGDYLDAYVLEWTLHHLDLVAHLPHVPGPPAEGAAASRRLLERIAGAAFPPGLPDTDALLIGTGRRSATPAETATLGPLGARLPLFLG; encoded by the coding sequence GTGGGACTGTTCGAACGGTCATGGGCCGCGCTGCGGTCGGCGGTGGACGCGCTCGCGCCGGAGGACTTCCCGGCGCCGTTGGGGTGCGCGGGCTGGCTGGTGCGAGATTTGGTCTGCCACCTGGTCATCGACGCCCAGGACGTGCTGATCACGCTGGTCACCCCGGCCGGGGCGGAACCGACCCGTGACGCGGCGTCGTACTGGCAGGTCTCGTCCGAACCACCGGACGGACAGGACCCGTTGGACGCGCTCACGGTACGGCTCGCCGCCGCCTACGGGGACCCGGCCCTGCTGCGGTTCCATCTGGAGGACGTGGGCTGCGCGGCGGGGCGCGCCGCCCGACTGGCCGACCCGTGCCTGCGGGTGTCCACCCAGGGCCAGGTCCTGACGGCCGGTGACTACCTGGACGCGTACGTCCTGGAGTGGACGCTGCACCATCTGGACCTGGTCGCCCACCTCCCACACGTTCCGGGCCCGCCCGCCGAGGGTGCGGCCGCGTCCCGCCGATTGCTGGAACGCATCGCCGGGGCGGCCTTCCCGCCCGGACTCCCGGACACGGACGCCCTGTTGATCGGTACGGGGCGCCGGAGCGCGACCCCCGCCGAAACGGCGACCCTCGGCCCGCTCGGCGCGCGCCTGCCGCTGTTCCTCGGCTGA
- a CDS encoding helix-turn-helix domain-containing protein produces the protein MRHAQGGGLTDAERTARERIRLQAVERFEGGEKNREIAAALRVSERSVERWRRAWRERGEVGVQSKGSPGRAPTPAPARPGSPGWSGSWSTARSSTAGRTSGGHWRG, from the coding sequence GTGAGGCACGCGCAGGGCGGCGGGCTGACCGACGCGGAGAGGACCGCGCGGGAGCGGATCCGGCTGCAGGCCGTGGAACGCTTCGAGGGCGGGGAGAAGAATCGGGAGATCGCTGCCGCGCTGCGGGTGAGCGAGCGGTCGGTGGAGCGGTGGCGCCGGGCCTGGCGCGAGCGCGGAGAAGTCGGGGTCCAGTCGAAGGGCTCGCCGGGCCGTGCTCCAACTCCCGCTCCAGCCCGCCCCGGATCGCCAGGCTGGAGCGGGAGTTGGAGCACGGCCCGCTCGTCCACGGCTGGGCGGACCAGCGGTGGACACTGGCGAGGGTGA
- the ribB gene encoding 3,4-dihydroxy-2-butanone-4-phosphate synthase: MANTLLNRTDRLRQVEQAIESFRRGAFVVVFDDESRENEGDLMVAAEYTDETAMRYMLDHSSGVVCAAVPYERCAELDLPQMTADNSGLHSTAFTVSVDLLAGGTTGIPVDERARTVQALSDPTAQAGDFARPGHIFPVRAARGGVLERDGHTEAGVDLSRLAGLSGVTTMCEVVRPDWSMARLDDLRELAARDGLALISVGDLVAYRLAAQQSTT; encoded by the coding sequence ATGGCAAACACCCTTCTCAACCGCACTGACCGCTTGCGGCAGGTGGAACAGGCGATCGAGTCCTTCCGTCGCGGTGCCTTCGTGGTTGTCTTCGACGACGAGTCCCGCGAGAACGAGGGCGACCTGATGGTGGCCGCCGAGTACACCGACGAGACCGCGATGCGGTACATGCTCGACCACTCCTCCGGTGTGGTCTGCGCGGCGGTGCCTTACGAGCGGTGCGCGGAGCTCGATCTGCCGCAGATGACGGCGGACAACTCCGGCCTGCACAGTACGGCCTTCACCGTGTCGGTGGACCTGCTCGCCGGCGGGACCACCGGTATCCCGGTCGACGAGCGGGCCCGCACCGTACAGGCGTTGTCAGACCCGACCGCCCAGGCGGGCGACTTCGCCCGACCCGGCCACATCTTCCCGGTGCGTGCCGCGCGCGGCGGAGTGCTGGAGCGCGACGGCCACACCGAGGCCGGGGTGGACCTGTCCCGACTGGCCGGGCTGTCCGGCGTCACCACCATGTGCGAGGTCGTACGGCCCGACTGGAGCATGGCCCGCCTCGACGACCTGCGGGAACTCGCCGCACGCGACGGGTTGGCGCTGATCTCGGTGGGCGATCTGGTCGCCTACCGGCTGGCCGCCCAGCAGTCGACCACCTGA
- a CDS encoding helix-turn-helix transcriptional regulator codes for MSTDHQQGRVALGARLRELRTEADLSGRALAGQLGWVQSKVSKLETGRQTPSPADLDAWASATGSPGAAVELRARLRGLETQYRSWNRQLSGGHRERQEAAVLETRRTQVVRAFESARIPGLLQTADYARHMLAAGCEFIGSPRDTEDAVRTRIRRQEALYDAGRRFHFLVWEAALYVTIGPPEVMAAQLDRLVGLLGLDTVDLGIIPLGSAPRRTPAHGFWIYDERLVIVETINAELWLDSPADIALYRKAWDWLAESAVTGHQAHRLIGRAGASLTPR; via the coding sequence GTGAGTACCGACCATCAGCAGGGCCGGGTGGCCCTCGGAGCGCGCCTTCGCGAGCTGCGCACCGAGGCGGACCTCTCCGGCCGGGCCCTCGCCGGACAGCTCGGCTGGGTGCAGTCGAAGGTGTCGAAACTGGAGACCGGCCGGCAGACGCCGAGCCCGGCGGACCTGGACGCCTGGGCCTCGGCGACCGGCAGCCCCGGAGCCGCAGTCGAGCTGCGGGCCCGGTTGCGAGGGTTGGAGACGCAGTACCGGTCCTGGAACCGCCAGCTCTCCGGCGGACATCGCGAGCGGCAGGAGGCCGCGGTCCTGGAAACGCGCCGCACGCAGGTCGTCCGGGCCTTCGAGTCCGCCCGGATCCCGGGCCTGCTCCAGACTGCCGACTACGCGCGGCACATGCTCGCGGCGGGCTGCGAGTTCATCGGCTCGCCCAGGGACACCGAGGACGCCGTGCGGACCCGCATACGCCGCCAGGAAGCGCTCTACGACGCCGGCCGCCGCTTTCACTTCCTCGTCTGGGAGGCCGCGCTGTACGTGACGATCGGCCCGCCCGAGGTGATGGCCGCCCAACTGGACCGGCTCGTCGGGCTGCTGGGCCTCGACACCGTCGACCTCGGCATCATCCCGCTCGGCAGCGCACCGCGCCGCACACCGGCGCACGGGTTCTGGATCTACGACGAGCGCCTCGTGATCGTCGAGACGATCAATGCCGAGCTGTGGCTCGACAGTCCCGCCGACATCGCCCTCTACCGCAAGGCCTGGGACTGGCTGGCCGAGAGCGCCGTTACCGGCCACCAGGCGCACCGGCTCATCGGCCGTGCGGGGGCCTCGCTGACACCTCGCTGA
- a CDS encoding transcriptional regulator yields MTTTLPITSLLPGESPRSRGLDQEHVAPSAGQEEALPPILVRRSDLRVADGTHRLEAARGEGRAAVEVELFDVTAHESFLHAAGIDGRHGLALSPADRRAAGTRILASHPQLSDRAIAQVPGLGARTVATQRHRSTPEAHWNTRTGRDGRTRPLDPAVGRRRAADLITGDPNASLRTVARLAGIAPATAADVRKRLSAGQLATTGPVPVDTRPAPPHAAGRKADAPDRGTQLPVRTAPRPGDHHEPRTVPPNLRRTLMLEKLSHDPSLRPKEEGRHRLQLLRQNVGAREERRQGG; encoded by the coding sequence ATGACGACCACCCTTCCGATCACGTCCCTCCTGCCGGGGGAGTCCCCACGTAGCCGCGGGCTCGACCAGGAGCACGTTGCTCCGTCGGCCGGCCAGGAAGAAGCGTTGCCGCCGATCCTGGTGAGACGCTCGGACCTGCGGGTTGCCGACGGGACGCACCGGCTCGAAGCGGCCCGCGGAGAGGGGCGGGCGGCAGTCGAGGTGGAGCTCTTCGACGTCACGGCGCACGAATCCTTCCTGCACGCGGCCGGGATCGACGGTCGGCATGGCCTGGCGCTCTCGCCGGCCGACCGGCGCGCCGCCGGCACCAGGATCCTGGCGTCGCACCCGCAGCTGTCGGACCGTGCGATCGCCCAGGTGCCCGGCCTCGGTGCCAGGACCGTCGCCACCCAGCGACACCGCTCAACCCCGGAAGCGCACTGGAACACCCGCACCGGCCGCGACGGACGCACACGACCGCTCGACCCCGCTGTTGGCCGCCGCCGCGCAGCCGACCTGATCACCGGCGATCCGAACGCCTCGCTGCGTACGGTCGCCCGGCTCGCGGGTATCGCACCCGCAACGGCTGCGGACGTCCGCAAACGCCTGTCCGCCGGCCAGCTCGCCACCACCGGCCCTGTGCCCGTCGACACCCGGCCAGCCCCGCCGCATGCCGCAGGGCGCAAGGCCGACGCCCCTGACCGCGGCACACAGCTCCCCGTACGGACCGCCCCACGTCCCGGCGACCATCACGAGCCGCGGACGGTCCCACCGAACCTCAGGCGGACCCTGATGCTCGAGAAGCTTTCGCACGATCCGTCACTGCGTCCGAAGGAGGAGGGTCGTCACCGCCTGCAACTGCTGCGGCAGAACGTCGGCGCACGCGAGGAAAGGCGGCAAGGCGGATGA
- a CDS encoding GNAT family N-acetyltransferase has product MTDLGLVVWPPAPIRTERLVLRESEARDRAAVIELNSSPEVNTYLGVPRPRAELERTVPEVPGQRRGWFVAELDGAMIGTIQLKPHAPSNHRLEAGETELGYLFLSEAWGHGYATEACTAALDWFAGALPGEPVVLYTQTANASSMRLAAKLGFTEVERFEAWGAEQWFGVWSSVTLFG; this is encoded by the coding sequence ATGACTGATCTTGGACTCGTCGTCTGGCCACCTGCCCCGATACGGACCGAGCGGCTCGTGCTCCGCGAGTCCGAGGCCCGGGACCGCGCGGCGGTCATCGAGCTGAACTCCTCGCCAGAGGTGAACACCTACCTCGGTGTCCCTCGACCGCGCGCCGAGCTCGAACGCACGGTGCCCGAGGTGCCCGGGCAGCGCCGTGGCTGGTTCGTGGCTGAGCTCGACGGAGCAATGATCGGCACGATCCAGCTCAAACCGCACGCCCCGAGCAACCACCGTCTGGAGGCCGGGGAGACGGAGCTCGGCTACTTGTTCCTATCGGAAGCATGGGGCCACGGGTACGCCACCGAGGCGTGCACAGCGGCACTCGACTGGTTTGCCGGCGCGCTGCCCGGTGAGCCGGTGGTGCTCTACACACAGACCGCCAACGCCAGCTCGATGCGCCTCGCGGCGAAGCTGGGATTCACCGAGGTGGAGCGGTTCGAGGCGTGGGGCGCCGAGCAGTGGTTTGGCGTGTGGTCCTCGGTCACCCTGTTCGGTTGA